One Bufo gargarizans isolate SCDJY-AF-19 chromosome 4, ASM1485885v1, whole genome shotgun sequence DNA window includes the following coding sequences:
- the LOC122935158 gene encoding predicted GPI-anchored protein 58 codes for MAADAEPAPVEDAADTFSKALDQPAPQTVIGPRNDHQEAPEPAARPQHQVGADALPEAKARSVPAPALLPEGPDTPNRPTPALPRTNTTRVGRLNPEVPMVIPELPAASNLQVAQINNLVMTFSPRVQGHVLPREVRKMSLITPVATPLPGESASSLPPPQLAIPLPEPLQPGVLSLSAPAGVPDIQQLTAALTSLTTQTVPETATRGQCSSITAASLSYKMQERPLVFLNSSCSDEEVTWQDDLADEKLTGGVNYRTF; via the coding sequence atggccgccgatgcTGAGCCTGCTCCCGTGGAGGATGCCGCTGATACATTCTCCAAGGCTTTGGACCAGCCTGCACCGCAGACAGTGATTGGACCCCGCAATGACcaccaggaggcaccggaaccaGCCGCCCGGCCGCAACATCAGGTAGGAGCAGACGCACTCCCTGAGGCCAAGGCCCGGTCCGTACCTGCCCCTGCACTGCTCCCTGAGGGTCCCGATACCCCAAACAGGCCTACGCCTGCTTTGCCCAGAACCAATACCACCAGAGTTGGACGCTTGAACCCGGAGGTCCCCATGGTGATACCTGAACTCCCTGCTGCCTCAAATCTACAAGTGGCGCAAATAAATAACTTAGTAATGACTTTCAGTCCCAGAGTACAGGGGCACGTCTTACCCAGAGAGGTCCGTAAGATGTCCCTCATCACGCCGGTTGCCACTCCGCTGCCCGGAGAGAGCGCTTCTTCCCTGCCACCACCTCAACTGGCGATACCGTTGCCAGAGCCACTACAGCCAGGAGTTCTCAGTCTTTCTGCCCCGGCAGGAGTTCCCGATATACAGCAGCTCACCGCAGCTTTGACCAGCCTCACTACCCAGACAGTACCAGAAACCGCCACAAGAGGTCAGTGCAGCTCCATCACAGCAGCCAGCCTGAGCTATAAGATGCAGGAGCGCCCTCTTGTGTTCCTCAACAGCTCCTGCAGTGATGAAGAGGTCACCTGGCAGGATGACCTTGCCGATGAAAAACTTACAGGTGGAGTAAATTACAGGACTTTCTAA